The proteins below are encoded in one region of Thermosinus carboxydivorans Nor1:
- a CDS encoding anti-sigma-F factor Fin: MKIFYTCDYCGQAIDTIEVDQVDEARFGFDCLTAEERETLIRVDSLTNTMFVQSLCDACIERLGLDDGDLPAARHIWPVH; the protein is encoded by the coding sequence ATGAAGATTTTTTACACCTGCGACTATTGCGGGCAGGCCATTGATACCATTGAAGTAGACCAAGTAGACGAAGCACGGTTCGGCTTTGACTGTTTGACGGCCGAGGAACGGGAAACACTCATCCGCGTTGACTCGCTGACCAATACCATGTTTGTGCAGTCGCTCTGCGATGCTTGCATTGAAAGATTGGGTCTTGATGATGGCGATTTGCCGGCCGCACGGCATATCTGGCCGGTGCACTAA
- a CDS encoding IS1634 family transposase, translating to MKDKPIFRSLLRKYINFSGKYGAENDFAQVMLNSSILKRMGEFNMSWTGPTLQYPTSIKVTPLSIAAANQYLEKIGFVEFINNSVTWDPKHCHISPGNLAKSVVLSTFASTRTLLYHISRNFEGTDTESLFEPGCQPQDLSDDAIARTLDKISEAGPEALYTRLSLSCLATFDIPVHRLHADTTSLSLSGAYEECEADDYDGLAICRGYSKDMRPDLKQVMVGKIVSEQGIPLVSLPLDGNTADSSFNQLAAQLLADTFGERMRQMVYIADSKLINLPTLSIFNKQATPIQIISRCPDSFHHTLAVKVKEQAYRQNEWVDQGQFGEGNRRASYQTQSFTEMIDGHLYRLIVVKTSAGRDRVSKMLEKEAQELKKELADLTRQTFACEPDAHKAVAQFLQKHKHAYHQLRLTVAAREEAKRSRGNPGKNPKPPVIVTTWKVEGVIGDLNEDKVAILRQKGVLVHQAAIFPSASFRPYLTVGAFALG from the coding sequence GTGAAAGATAAGCCCATATTTCGCAGTCTTTTGAGAAAATACATAAATTTTTCTGGAAAATACGGGGCGGAAAATGATTTTGCGCAGGTCATGCTGAATTCTTCCATATTAAAACGAATGGGGGAATTCAATATGTCGTGGACCGGTCCGACCCTTCAGTATCCCACCTCAATAAAGGTAACACCATTGAGCATTGCTGCAGCCAATCAATATCTAGAAAAGATTGGTTTTGTTGAGTTTATTAATAATTCCGTTACTTGGGACCCTAAACATTGTCATATCTCACCGGGCAATCTAGCCAAAAGCGTTGTATTATCAACCTTTGCCAGTACACGAACTCTCCTTTATCATATCAGCCGCAATTTTGAAGGGACAGACACCGAGAGCCTGTTTGAGCCAGGCTGCCAACCACAAGACTTGTCCGATGACGCTATCGCCCGCACTCTTGATAAGATTAGTGAGGCGGGACCGGAAGCTTTATACACTCGTTTGAGCTTGTCTTGTTTAGCCACCTTCGACATTCCTGTGCATCGTTTGCACGCCGATACGACATCCTTATCCCTAAGTGGCGCATACGAAGAATGTGAAGCCGATGACTATGACGGCCTTGCGATTTGCCGAGGTTACAGTAAGGATATGCGTCCGGATTTAAAACAAGTGATGGTTGGCAAAATCGTTAGTGAACAAGGCATTCCCTTAGTCAGCCTTCCTCTTGACGGGAACACGGCAGACAGCTCATTCAACCAGCTAGCAGCTCAGCTTTTGGCGGACACTTTTGGCGAACGTATGCGCCAAATGGTCTACATTGCCGACTCTAAACTCATTAATTTGCCGACGCTCAGCATCTTTAACAAGCAGGCTACTCCTATACAAATCATCTCACGCTGTCCGGATTCGTTTCATCATACGCTGGCCGTCAAGGTCAAAGAGCAAGCTTACCGCCAAAACGAATGGGTGGATCAGGGGCAATTCGGCGAAGGCAATAGGCGGGCCTCTTATCAGACGCAAAGTTTTACCGAAATGATCGACGGTCATCTTTATCGACTGATTGTCGTTAAGACCAGTGCCGGTCGGGACCGGGTTAGCAAAATGCTAGAAAAGGAAGCGCAGGAACTAAAGAAAGAGTTAGCTGACCTAACCCGGCAAACATTCGCCTGCGAGCCGGATGCCCATAAAGCAGTAGCACAGTTTTTGCAAAAACACAAACATGCCTATCATCAACTTCGCCTTACAGTGGCAGCACGCGAAGAGGCAAAACGGTCTCGCGGCAATCCCGGTAAAAACCCTAAACCACCGGTAATCGTGACAACTTGGAAAGTAGAAGGGGTTATAGGCGACCTAAATGAAGATAAAGTGGCAATCCTGCGTCAGAAGGGGGTTCTTGTTCATCAGGCCGCAATTTTTCCTTCGGCTTCCTTCAGACCCTACCTCACGGTAGGCGCCTTTGCTCTTGGCTAG